The Manihot esculenta cultivar AM560-2 chromosome 17, M.esculenta_v8, whole genome shotgun sequence genome contains the following window.
aaaatagaataaatatttctaatttaaaaaaaaaacaatatactTTGTAcggttaattttattatatttttttaataaaaagaatttttataAACAAAAAAGTCATTTTTGAATAAACAAAAATTGGAGCAACGGGCCATATTGATTGTTCTGATCCGATAAGGAAAACCTCAAACTAGATCCGCAACTCCAGCCCTGTTTGGTTCTAGGAATCGTTAACCAGATCAGTACCCAATCTTGATTCCTGACTGGGCTGATTCTGGTTTCAGTCCCAAACCATACCAAGCCTATGTCTAACCTAACACGAAACTACAGCTACTTTGTACCACGATTAGCACAAGTGATTTAAGCAAATGCCACTTCCATACAGGTGACTAAACTTGCACAAAGCTGAAAATTTGTATCACTGTAAACTTAAGCTGAAAGCATTGCATTTGCGAACGTTCTGATCTTTCCAAGACAATTTCGCCTGTGCAGTTTCAGTGGTCTGAATGGAACACTTGATATCATGAACCTTGGAAGAGAGAGATTTGCTGTGACTAACCAGAGCAACCAATCATCCTGGAATTACAGATACATATAGTTGCTGCTTGTATCTAATAAAGAGAATGGAAGAGTAATCTGAGTCTTCAATTGGCCATGGAAGGTCTAAAGATTCCAATCCAACAAACCATTTATGCCATTAATGGTTCTCAATAGAGCTAAATGCCTTGGATTTTCTTGAACAAATGCTGCAAAatattcttctttcttcctttccTGCAAGTCGAAGTTAGACCTTCCTGAAAAAATGACATGAGCTGACAGGTAACATAACAACAAATGGGCGGCAGCGGCTGTCAACTAAAGAATATTATATGGCCATTGTTAaattaagcataaatcaataaAGATGATCAAGTTCTGCAAAATTATGTCAATAAGATATGATTCAGTCTTTAAAAATTATGTCAAGGATGTATTAAGGTCCAGGCCAAGTCCCCCAGCTAGAGAAGTTACATATCTATTCCCATAAAATCCCAATAAACATATATGCACAacccaaagaaagaaaaaaagccTATTAAGGGTAAAGGGCAAAAATCTTGGTGCTTAATCCGCATGATAAATTCCATGAAGAAGAACAGGGCCTTAAGTTAGAGCTGTACACTTTGTACTTGTATGAAGTCTGCAGTCTCTGAATTCAGTTTCTATCCACAATCTCTGCTGGCAAGTTCAGATCTAAAAAGCCACCTCCCTCTTTCCTAGCACGTTTCCGAGAAGAGCATTCACTATCGGCTGAACTCCTAGAGCCCGAAGGTCTATCATGTTGTGACATGCCACCTGCAATGCAGTGTGTTGGTGCTACTTTTAAAATATACTCAACAAGCTTTCTAAATTTACGAACATGTGAGAAAAGGCATACAAGTAATCACCGAATCTATTGAAACATATTGAACTTAGAACTCCATGaacaataacattaaaaaatctCTACCAGGTACAATGATATGGTTAACTTTAAGAGAGGCTTTAAATTTTTCAGTTTCcccaaattataaatataaaacaaatttcacgcaatttcaaaaataaaccAGTGCTCCTGCAAATGCATCAGTTGACTGTTTAGCTTCCACCCAAGTTcaataaaaaatctaatttatAACTAGCTCAATTATGAATCCAATAAAAAATTCACAAGCCCACCTGAGATTATTCAGAGTGGAAGATACAAACTAAAGACAGCATCCTTCTTTAAAGGAAAAACTGCTCTTGCCAATGCTGATATTGTGATGCAAATTTAAAAACAGTTAAATACTGAATTTTACATGAGAAGTAATGATCCATCACAAATCATATAAAATGACATGCAATCAAAGGCACAACTTAAAACCAGGGGcaggaaaaataaaatgctgAGAAATACGAGTAAATGCCAGAAATGAGGCTGAGTTCCAATTACCACTAGTATTGTCATCTGATAGTAGGCATTTATCAGTAGCACTGACTTTGTTGCTCCAGCAAGAAGAAAGTTCTGATGCTTTCTCAATGCCCTTCGACTTATAAGGAGCTATATTGTGGGTACCCAGTTGAAGGGAACCCAATAAATCGCTTTCTATGCACTCATACCTGCAAGTGATTTCATTAGTTTATGAACCTCAGAAGTCCCACAATAACCTAAAGACCATGGAACAGTTGCACTCACATTTTCTTACATAGATTATCAGTGATTGTAGATAGATTGATTACTTGCATCCTTATTTCCATAACCTTATCATCAGTATACTGCTCAAATGGCTCCTCCAGGAACTTGGAGAGTTTTTCAACATTTGACTCAAGCTGCTGTTGCTGATCCTCAAACAAATTCTGTTTAATTTCCCTTTCCTCCACTGTCATCTCATCCTTAAAGAGCTCTTCACCGAACATATAAAATGCAAATGGGTATGAATATGAAAGAACCCGTCTTGATCTGAAAAGCCTGTAGAGTCCATTAGTTACCCAGCTGAAATCTCtgagtcttgattctttctcttctGATATAGACACTTTCTCCAGGATTGTCTCCTTAAGTTTACTTTCAAGCTTGGAGGAATCTGTGTGAGCCTTATACCGGTTATGATAGTGCATATACCGATACAGATCCTGTTTTGCCCGTTCTGTTTTTTTCTCTCTGTCTTCTTTATAGCGACCACAACTGTGACCAGATATTCTAGACCATGTATGATCCCTCCCAGTTGCTCCACCACACAGCCAACTGTgttgaaatgaaaaaaagggAGTTAAAGAAACAATGAATTATGTGAACGGAAGACATTAACATTAAAATAGGACAGATGTAGAGGGAAATCATAAAATTTAAGTGAAAAAAATCCCAAGTGTAATTGGCACCAGCAGTCAACCATAGGAAGTCAAAGCCAACTATCTCTGTAAATAAATGAACAACAAACATCAAATCAAACTCATGCTGGTAAGGGTTCTACAAGTATACagaattattaatgaaaaaaacaCATCTATGCACagcataaaaacattttttaagaattaaaagcaGTTTATTACCAATACATTGAATCCTTTATTTTTTAGGAGGGAACAAAAATATCCATCAAGTTGCAAATGTCAATTCATCGGAGGAAGGGAGGGAGGAAGAGCAGAAGGGAGGGGGAAAGCAATGCTCACCAAAACGATTGACCACATATACAGCTCACAAGGTTGCAGCCACCATTCTTCTCAACTGGTTTGTGACACTTAGGACAAGGCTTTGTATGAACAGTGATCCAATTAACTGTTTCAGATTCATCTCGACACTTCTTGCTCCAAAGCTCCCACATCAAACACGAACAAGGAGAGTGTGCTTCTGACAAGCAACTGAAACAAAACTGTAAACTGCATGAACATTCTACCTCACAACATTCATCTTCTTCAATTCGTATTGCATTCCCACAATGAGGAGTGCTTGGGCACCATTTAACCATTTtgttgtcctcaatgtatgattCAAGAAGAAAACGATCAAATTTCTCCGCCAAATCAGGATGCTTTTTACTGACTAGGTTTCGGACAATAGCTTCATCACAGATAGCATTACATTTGTGTGCCATGCACCGTATGCGCCTACTCTGACCCTCATTTATTTTCACAATGAAGTGCTCTGTCCAACCTTTGAAAGGCAGAATCAATATATGAGATTCAGTCAGTAAAATCTGTTGCATTGCAGGAACAAAAATATTGGAAAAAATTTTGATATGGAACATCAACATTAGGTACAGACCTTATGGTATATCACCACACCACCAACATAATTACACCTATACTGCTTAGATATGTGCATCAAATACATATCTATTGCAGAAACTTGTGCTTTTTCTCTTATTTGGAGGGTAATACGCAACCCATGTTCATTTTAAGTGAGCAATATGTGCAAGAAGGATATAACCGGGTTAAAAGAAGAATCAAAACAACAATAGTTTAAAACCAAAGGCATCAAATTGCTAGAGCTCCCCACTTCAGTTTAAGAAAAGGACACGTAATATATTACTTTGTTCTTTATATGGTTGCATTGCCATCAGTTGCCAGTTAACTGGTAAGGTCCAACATTATACTGTATGTATAGAAATAAAGAGGTCATAAAAGAGAAAAACCAACAAAAGTAATAGTCTGAGCACTTACAATCATTACAAAAGCAATGGCCACAGTCCATTCTTGTCGTCTTATTGCCCAATACATCCTCCATGCATATATCACACATTATCGTAGAAGACAAAGTCAGGGGCAAATCAATATCTAGTTGCTCAACCACAGTAACACCAGCTTCGGTGAACAAGTATGATTTCCCCTTCTCTACAAACACAGCTAACAGCCTTTCAACATCCCAACGATAATGTATCAACAATGTCCTTGCGTGATGTTCCCTTAGAGATAGAAGTTCCATCACTCTGCGCAAATCTTCCCTCTAATGTAAAATCCATAAACAATACATCAGTTATTTAAGTAGAAAGTTAGATATGCAAGAAGGAAatttgaaaaacttgaaagaccATTATTTTACCTGTGCAGCCAAGAGGGATTCCTTTGTGATTATCTGCAAATAGGCCAAGTGAGATCTTAAAAATGTAATCACTTTTCCAAATAAAGTATCGACAGGCAAAAAATTAATCACCTTTCCATATTGAGCATCGAATATCTATACACAAACAAAGAAATATCAATCCTAATCTCATCCTGAGACAGATTTTTCAAGTTCTTTCCCTTTAAACTGTATTGAACTTTTACTAACAGCATTAGCTTCTTAAAAGTGCTAGTTGTCTTTGCTCTCAAAATTGGGGTTACAAGAAAGTAATTACCAATGAGAGAGTGGAAaactaaaatttgaaaaaaaaattaaaagaataaagtgatattaaaaaaaaaaactacagcCTAACAAATCTCAATAAATCCAACATATGAGCTATAATGCAACATTGCCAAAATTCTTATAGCTGATAATCACAAAATACCAAAAAAAAGGGGAAAGGCATCAGATTAAGGATACAAAATAAAACCCTCTTTAACACCTATGCCAATccccaaaaataaataaacaaaattattaatttcaaaacCATACCCCTAAAAGTAGCAATCGCCATTACATAGCtaccataaaacaaccaaaaagCAACAAGCGCCAGATAAACCAAAACAAAAATTGACATGAAATTGCAGTCTTTACACTGAAAGAATTAATAAATCCTCACAATCAAACACAATTATCATCCACGGAAACCAAAAACTCCCTTAACAACATTTACCTTGGTAGTGGGACCCTTAGCAGGGACCCAATGAAAATCGGATTCCTCATTCTCAAGACCCTCGAGCGATTCTCGATCATCAGAGTAATAGCACTCATCGTCACTCCCTCCATAATCCTCCATCTTAAATAATGACCAATAACTCTATTCTCACAATTAGCAAAATTAAAATCGCGATAAGAATACAAAACAACGCAATTCGTGTGCAAGATTATGGACACAGAACAAAAATGAGTTCCTGGATTTGATTATAGAATCGAATCCGGTGATCGTAAAGGTTTCAGGTGAGATCGAGGCTGCCGGCGGGAGAGAGAAAGAGGCGAGAGGCTTACAGGTGAAGCATTAGAGAGAgtacaatttttctttttttgcagAGCAACAAATGGATATAAAAAGCTGACAAAAATGTCTCTATCCCGTTTTTATTTATCCGGGAAATAGCGCAGTTATAACAGTGTCGATTTGCTGCTAAACGAAACGGTAACGTTTTTGCTGTTGCGGTTGAAAAACCTCGGTCACCGTTTGTTGCCCGTAACTTTTAGAATATTATAAGAATCCCAGTTCATTGCTCTTAAAGGGAGTAATGAATAAGTAAAGTTttgtttgttaaaattttttggaGTGTAATAAGCATAACTTTGAGTCGTTTAGTAAACGtatgaattgatttttttatcgagtttaatatttaatagtttataaataatttaatttatttataattataataaattttaattaaatatatataaattaatttgtatataaataaaaaataaatttttaaattttaataatttaaatatttataaattttaaaaatataattaaattatgcataattaaattttaaaattttatattaattcataaaaatttatctaaattttgagctttgttttttattatattaaactcAATGTGATTAAAATATTCGTTGACAAAATAACTCATAAATTTGCtcataaatttgaaataaactGAATGCATAAATTTTAACGAgttaaatattatgaaatttaaaattaactcatttattaaatgagtgtaaattaaatttaaaattaattcatttaaaaattaagtcgaattcgattaatttttttactaaattgatactcgaataattaataaataatttaatttatttataaccataaatattttattattttctcttacTCAAAACATATGAATATTagtttctttataaaaaaaatcacaagaTAACTACATTCGTGTATCTTAAATCTACTGTGAGTGAATCTTCAAAATCTTccaagtaaaatatatatttattaagtaTAAATATGCTAAATGCGATCAatagtttttaaattataatctgTGAGGAGAAAAAAAGGGCAGAGCTTTTGAAACAAAATTTGTATGAATATTTTTGTtgttattctataatttttacatAGAATAAGATTATCAAATCTTTATTAcatggtaattaattaatattattattgataatgGCTTGATTGAAAAGTCTTACGAAACAGTTGTTTAAGCGCCAAGAAATTCTAGGAAGACAACTGAGAACAGAAATCAGGGAAAGAAGGAAGCATTGTAGAAGAAAATCTGGAGAAGCTTCCCTAATTACTTCATACTGcccaagatctcaaagagaaaGAATTACAGCCACCGATAGGAGGAACTAGGAAGTAGAACCTCAAAAGCAAGGAAGCGTTTAGGAGAAATCCTGACCCAAATGTAGTCTCCAAAAGAAGGCTATTTGAGCGTCATACGCACAGATCCACCGGTAGCTCTCAGCTCCATCATCCTAGACGGCAGAAGGGAAACACCATGGCCATGGCGATCTCAATGTCATTTAGCTATGAAGGATCGATTTACAATTTTTGTTGTGTCTCAAATTCACGGCTCCATGAATCTTTTGCAACCAAAGTCGAGTGAGAAGGCCCTCCAAAATACAACATCAACATCCCAACCCATCAGATTTCCGAAAAAATCCTCGCTTTGAGAAAAAGGATCTGGTAAAACCCCTCAAATAGGAAATTGTACAAGCAAAACCAGTGGAAAGAGAGTAATCCAATCGCTGGCTTAGCGAAGCAAAACAACAAAATCCAGAATCAAACAAGGCAAATCC
Protein-coding sequences here:
- the LOC110605230 gene encoding probable E3 ubiquitin-protein ligase ARI2 isoform X2, yielding MEDYGGSDDECYYSDDRESLEGLENEESDFHWVPAKGPTTKIITKESLLAAQREDLRRVMELLSLREHHARTLLIHYRWDVERLLAVFVEKGKSYLFTEAGVTVVEQLDIDLPLTLSSTIMCDICMEDVLGNKTTRMDCGHCFCNDCWTEHFIVKINEGQSRRIRCMAHKCNAICDEAIVRNLVSKKHPDLAEKFDRFLLESYIEDNKMVKWCPSTPHCGNAIRIEEDECCEVECSCSLQFCFSCLSEAHSPCSCLMWELWSKKCRDESETVNWITVHTKPCPKCHKPVEKNGGCNLVSCICGQSFCWLCGGATGRDHTWSRISGHSCGRYKEDREKKTERAKQDLYRYMHYHNRYKAHTDSSKLESKLKETILEKVSISEEKESRLRDFSWVTNGLYRLFRSRRVLSYSYPFAFYMFGEELFKDEMTVEEREIKQNLFEDQQQQLESNVEKLSKFLEEPFEQYTDDKVMEIRMQVINLSTITDNLCMSA
- the LOC110605230 gene encoding probable E3 ubiquitin-protein ligase ARI1 isoform X1, which translates into the protein MEDYGGSDDECYYSDDRESLEGLENEESDFHWVPAKGPTTKIITKESLLAAQREDLRRVMELLSLREHHARTLLIHYRWDVERLLAVFVEKGKSYLFTEAGVTVVEQLDIDLPLTLSSTIMCDICMEDVLGNKTTRMDCGHCFCNDCWTEHFIVKINEGQSRRIRCMAHKCNAICDEAIVRNLVSKKHPDLAEKFDRFLLESYIEDNKMVKWCPSTPHCGNAIRIEEDECCEVECSCSLQFCFSCLSEAHSPCSCLMWELWSKKCRDESETVNWITVHTKPCPKCHKPVEKNGGCNLVSCICGQSFCWLCGGATGRDHTWSRISGHSCGRYKEDREKKTERAKQDLYRYMHYHNRYKAHTDSSKLESKLKETILEKVSISEEKESRLRDFSWVTNGLYRLFRSRRVLSYSYPFAFYMFGEELFKDEMTVEEREIKQNLFEDQQQQLESNVEKLSKFLEEPFEQYTDDKVMEIRMQVINLSTITDNLCKKMYECIESDLLGSLQLGTHNIAPYKSKGIEKASELSSCWSNKVSATDKCLLSDDNTSGGMSQHDRPSGSRSSADSECSSRKRARKEGGGFLDLNLPAEIVDRN